One Aegilops tauschii subsp. strangulata cultivar AL8/78 chromosome 7, Aet v6.0, whole genome shotgun sequence genomic window carries:
- the LOC109753358 gene encoding uncharacterized protein gives MASGGAPASTSGAGGGAGTKTVSASLWWDPFVALCDDLDRAAASPSAAVSDALAERIKGHHEWLRGAVSMFGKPNGASRAALDAGQVAVGEHRLAVKPDLKEAALRASKSLDLDEVQSYILVKRSSESAPTTRDADPQELLRRVSLQYYLERQCLLKCIRRIFVHATCTDDDSDSSDAIKQEASLLGSDEMERRLLSIIKDSLAAAFSVKSAADLTVSWLEESLIEINLILDILFLAICDNFSRCNGGLWIALCSLFRDMLSGSYDVGKFAVSAEAKRSFHYAKAQLLLILIETLDLENLLRMVHDEVSFSGGYSQYSVAEILEMDIEVSRLPEFEVESGPLLLAWAVFHCLLLSLPGNNANLEIDHASYAQRAFELAPFNYLLGVLCSSIFRESDGPVSGFRAVLRSFISAFIASYEISYQTEDSSLGVILNIICEVYGGEESLCMQFWDKDSCVDGPIRSVLQMVEKEYPFQITDLLRFLSAVSYGTWPAQCVYNYLERMNGLTTLYATPGSVPDSLNYCDQIEIHHPISIPGMEGITLPRGTRGYILRSLEDNAALVRWEFPHSGVFILLLTLAQDLYSCNYVEACDIMDLLYQMVSSNQDLCSALLHADKSLAVQKSKSLGQIGEYIRIDVVKILCSSIFKYEQDGNNASIMSKTFSMLSEFLKCVPYRVFDVALECGIFSSRLNDPSSDWLLSGALARMLFAASEENGDCSSLTTSLLDFAIQVLRKGAAADDMISPFIVFSIQYIMVNHMNWKHKKYSRWKTTLKVFELVKSCIQVKPFLSKLGGIIWQMLLYDSSIHSVLWHAVCTSMQLLESRGSFSNGVEDIEDIQLVLCCGLDIIFFMLSNLPEDLMPVAPFVTLVLSSSLKPLPFITATILSMSFQNSALQVSAARALSVLCFTAHRVQPQLMENGSFLVDGSEICRLQASISQILNKEDDTNNCLIVAIFSLLTSVARYQPALFVSLTEENAMIQADHSNSANSQTNGSSTLNSSRSNSRLVEQMLGYIENSTEFMNSSPSLLLSILDLLEALWESGVQFICILDKLRSSRTFWESLSRCIRGTFDHCPVDTVDEKVSSRYNCQAKIFKIMSHELFLKGRLLVEAKTSNPVADGTTGQKEPSASSPSNAVCKWFDSALLEDFINHLSSNGYQKELFHRAKVASCVCIIRLITKLSTGDTASLSLSAVKKIQLISSKLLQHRAFIALLSQYALHGYSGEQELTSLVINDLYYHIHGELEGRQITPGPFQELLCFLLEFKFFECNATEQPHSAFPAVSGNVLFDVAHTRDDLGVKLWNHSDWKPCKEVAEKMLDIMHKANLMKRHADAKLCTLRSFITFLSVYTGTSSSNELTLPDGGISATAMESAIRCACKYLQSTVDSLFPEVDTNEVLFPLLSGQVDLLLTLTRFLFHQAKQTKSYVHLYPVIVLLMRTSGASTSFLVDLVPSSPALKKPVKSLLVLILSLFEFIYGKDDMKDGSGDANLFGESSIISMRLLPVLCKLAENREYSDLAVGSMDLLLKGFIPPNVWLPILQKHFRLQAILHKCQNGAILSTQVILNFLLTLGRTKEGAKMLQSANIFAFLKVLLSKLSLDDSCFRNSLSSQAKDVHMWSLALAIVASLNHCMDDDVSRSSVANGTVSFLAGQVPLMSSYLSAQSVNTHQNKKRAVLQQSQTSLSALSLTENILSLLCVLAKYHFPRDTGMMQVDSELREIIIHLLAFISRGSARTGDSPNWNPSFCCPPIAKEEVVLHEDPPLIRSKHGWFRFAASSSLSTAAISAPSNAALSLVIRDKNSGDSGSVKQTRFTEMVAVQIYRIAFLIMKFLCSQAKEAVKRAGELEFVDLAHFPELPMPDILHGLQDQVVSIVTEVLGANGSSALSGETDRVCRLLLVTLEASLYMELCVSQSCGIRPVLGRFEDFSKGIKAMLHALEKHSSLKPLVRSLAQITTLLYPGLAQSNFLTM, from the exons ATGGCGAGCGGCGGCGCCCCCGCATCGACCTCCGGCGCCGGGGGCGGCGCTGGCACCAAGACCGTGTCCGCCTCGCTGTGGTGGGACCCCTTCGTCGCCCTCTGCGACGACCTcgaccgcgccgccgcctccccctccgCCGCCGTCTCCGACGCCCTC GCGGAGCGGATTAAGGGCCACCACGAGTGGCTCCGCGGGGCGGTCTCGATGTTCGGGAAGCCGAACGGCGCCTCGAGGGCCGCGCTCGACGCCGGCCAGGTCGCCGTCGGGGAGCACCGCCTGGCCGTCAAGCCCGACCTCAAGGAGGCCGCGCTCCGCGCGAGCAAGTCCCTCGACCTGGACGAGGTGCAGTCGTACATCCTGGTGAAACGGTCTTCAGAGAGCGCCCCAACGACCCGTGACGCTGACCCTCAGGAGCTCCTTCGGCGGGTGTCTCTGCAATACTACCTTGAGCGTCAGTGCCTGCTCAAGTGCATTCGGAGAATCTTTGTTCATGCCACATGCACAGATGATGATTCTGATTCATCCGACGCCATAAAGCAAGAGGCCTCGCTGTTAGGCAGTGACGAGATGGAGCGGAGATTGCTGTCCATCATTAAAGATTCCCTTGCGGCTGCATTTTCGGTGAAATCAGCAGCTGATTTGACGGTTTCTTGGCTGGAAGAAAGCTTGATTGAGATTAACCTGATCCTGGACATTCTGTTTCTTGCTATCTGTGATAACTTCTCAAGGTGCAATGGTGGGCTGTGGATAGCTCTGTGCTCGCTGTTTAGGGATATGCTCTCTGGCTCTTATGATGTTGGAAAATTTGCTGTGTCTGCTGAAGCAAAGAGATCATTTCATTATGCTAAAGCTCAGCTACTCCTTATTCTCATCGAGACTTTGGACCTCGAAAATCTCCTCCGAATGGTTCATGACGAAGTCTCTTTCAGTGGAGGGTATTCCCAGTATTCTGTTGCTGAAATTCTTGAGATGGATATTGAAGTATCAAGATTGCCTGAATTTGAAGTGGAATCAGGACCACTACTTCTTGCTTGGGCAGTTTTTCACTGCCTGCTCCTGTCTCTTCCAGGAAATAATGCCAACTTGGAAATTGATCATGCATCTTATGCCCAGCGGGCTTTTGAGCTTGCACCCTTCAATTATTTACTTGGAGTTCTTTGCTCAAGCATCTTCAGGGAGTCAGATGGTCCTGTTTCTGGTTTTCGTGCTGTACTGAGATCTTTCATTTCAGCTTTCATTGCTTCATATGAGATATCTTATCAGACAGAAGACAGTTCTCTTGGTGTGATACTGAATATTATATGCGAAGTTTATGGTGGAGAGGAATCACTATGTATGCAATTCTGGGACAAAGATAGTTGTGTTGATGGTCCAATCAGATCTGTTCTTCAAATGGTGGAGAAAGAGTATCCTTTCCAAATAACAGATCTGCTTCGCTTCTTATCAGCTGTTTCTTATGGGACATGGCCTGCTCAATGTGTATATAATTACCTGGAGAGGATGAATGGGCTAACAACACTGTATGCAACCCCTGGCAGTGTCCCTGATAGTCTGAACTACTGTGATCAAATTGAAATTCATCATCCAATCAGCATTCCTGGTATGGAAGGCATTACATTACCCCGTGGAACACGTGGTTACATTTTGAGAAGTCTTGAAGACAATGCTGCATTAGTCCGTTGGGAGTTCCCACATTCAGGCGTTTTCATTTTGCTCCTCACTTTAGCACAAGATCTATATTCATGCAATTATGTGGAAGCCTGCGATATAATGGACTTACTGTATCAGATGGTATCATCAAATCAGGATCTGTGCTCTGCTTTGCTGCATGCTGACAAGTCACTTGCTGTTCAAAAATCAAAGAGTTTGGGCCAAATTGGAGAATATATCAGGATTGATGTTGTTAAAATCCTTTGCTCATCAATTTTCAAATATGAGCAAGATGGTAATAATGCCAGCATAATGTCAAAAACCTTCAGCATGTTATCAGAATTTCTGAAGTGTGTTCCATACCGTGTGTTCGACGTGGCGTTAGAATGCGGCATCTTCAGCTCACGATTAAATGACCCCTCAAGTGATTGGCTACTTTCTGGTGCACTAGCTAGAATGCTTTTTGCCGCCTCTGAGGAAAATGGAGACTGTTCATCACTTACCACTTCATTGCTTGATTTTGCCATTCAGGTTTTGCGGAAAGGAGCCGCCGCTGATGACATGATATCACCGTTCATTGTTTTTTCAATTCAATACATCATGGTCAATCATATGAACTGGAAACACAAGAAGTATAGTCGCTGGAAGACAACCTTGAAGGTGTTTGAATTGGTGAAGAGCTGTATTCAAGTCAAACCATTCTTGTCAAAGCTTGGTGGCATCATTTGGCAAATGCTACTATATGATTCTTCTATTCACAGTGTTCTTTGGCATGCTGTGTGCACGTCCATGCAATTATTGGAATCGCGTGGCAGCTTCAGTAATGGTGTTGAAGATATTGAAGATATACAACTTGTTCTTTGCTGTGGACTTGATATTATATTTTTCATGCTGTCCAACTTACCAGAGGACTTGATGCCAGTTGCACCTTTTGTTACTTTGGTTTTGTCATCTTCATTGAAGCCCTTACCTTTCATCACAGCTACAATATTGTCTATGTCCTTTCAGAATTCTGCTTTACAAGTTAGTGCAGCTAGAGCATTATCAGTATTGTGCTTCACTGCCCACAGAGTCCAACCTCAACTCATGGAAAATGGTAGCTTTCTTGTTGATGGTTCAGAGATATGTAGATTGCAAGCAAGTATTTCCCAAATTCTTAACAAGGAAGATGATACTAATAATTGTTTGATCGTGGCTATATTCAGCCTTCTGACTTCTGTTGCTCGCTATCAGCCTGCTCTTTTTGTTTCACTGACAGAGGAGAATGCAATGATACAAGCTGATCATAGTAATTCTGCAAATTCTCAGACCAATGGTTCTTCTACCCTCAACAGTTCAAGAAGTAATTCGAGACTTGTTGAGCAAATGTTGGGATACATTGAAAATTCGACCGAGTTTATGAATAGTTCTCCTTCTCTGTTACTTAGCATCCTTGACCTACTCGAGGCATTATGGGAAAGTGGTGTGCAATTCATATGCATATTAGATAAGCTGCGAAGCTCTAGAACGTTCTGGGAGAGCTTGTCACGTTGTATTCGTGGCACCTTTGATCATTGCCCTGTTGACACTGTTGATGAGAAAGTTTCTTCGAGGTATAATTGCCAGGCTAAAATTTTCAAGATCATGTCACATGAGTTGTTCTTGAAAGGGAGATTACTTGTGGAAGCAAAAACTTCTAATCCTGTAGCAGATGGTACAACGGGGCAAAAAGAACCTTCTGCATCTTCTCCAAGCAACGCAGTTTGCAAATGGTTTGATAGTGCTCTCTTGGAAGATTTTATCAATCATTTGTCAAGCAACGGATACCAGAAGGAGCTTTTTCATCGTGCCAAGGTAGCTTCATGCGTTTGCATCATCCGTCTGATAACGAAGTTGTCCACTGGTGATACTGCCAGCTTGTCTTTGTCGGCAGTGAAGAAGATTCAGCTAATCTCTAGCAAATTATTACAACACCGTGCATTCATAGCTCTGCTATCACAGTATGCCCTGCATGGCTACAGTGGTGAGCAAGAACTTACCAGTTTGGTAATCAATGATCTTTACTATCATATACATGGAGAACTCGAGGGTCGTCAGATTACTCCTGGTCCCTTTCAGGAGCTCTTGTGTTTCCTTCTGGAGTTTAAGTTTTTTGAATGCAATGCTACAGAGCAACCACATAGCGCCTTCCCAGCAGTCAGTGGCAATGTTTTGTTTGATGTTGCACACACTCGTGATGATCTTGGAGTTAAACTTTGGAATCATTCAGATTGGAAACCCTGCAAAGAAGTAGCTGAAAAAATGCTGGATATTATGCATAAAGCAAATCTGATGAAGCGTCATGCTGATGCAAAGCTTTGTACATTAAGGTCCTTCATAACATTTCTATCTGTCTACACTGGAACAAGTTCCAGTAATGAACTCACCTTACCTGATGGAGGGATTTCTGCAACAGCTATGGAATCAGCAATTAGATGTGCATGCAAATATTTGCAGTCAACTGTTGATTCTCTATTTCCTGAAGTTGATACGAATGAGGTTTTGTTTCCCCTATTGTCTGGGCAAGTGGACTTACTGCTTACACTTACCAGGTTCTTATTTCACCAAGCTAAGCAAACCAAGAGCTATGTTCATCTCTATCCAGTTATTGTACTTCTTATGAGAACCTCAGGTGCCAGCACATCATTTTTAGTTGATCTCGTGCCATCAAGTCCTGCTCTTAAGAAACCAGTGAAGTCCCTCCTTGTTCTGATTCTGTCTTTATTTGAATTCATTTATGGTAAGGATGACATGAAAGATGGATCAGGTGATGCTAATCTGTTTGGTGAATCATCCATTATAAGTATGAGGTTGTTACCTGTACTCTGCAAATTGGCTGAGAATAGGGAATATTCTGATCTTGCTGTTGGATCAATGGACTTACTATTGAAGGGCTTTATACCCCCCAATGTATGGTTGCCAATTCTACAAAAGCATTTCCGTCTCCAGGCTATACTGCATAAATGTCAGAATGGTGCAATATTGTCTACTCAAGTAATTTTGAATTTCCTCTTGACCTTGGGGCGGACAAAGGAAGGTGCTAAAATGCTTCAGTCTGCAAATATTTTTGCTTTCTTGAAGGTACTTCTAAGTAAGTTATCTCTGGATGACTCCTGTTTCAGAAATTCTTTGAGCAGCCAAGCGAAGGATGTGCATATGTGGAGTTTGGCTCTTGCTATAGTCGCCTCTCTCAACCATTGTATGGATGATGATGTTTCTCGTAGCAGTGTTGCGAACGGGACTGTCAGCTTCCTTGCAGGACAAGTTCCGCTGATGTCCTCTTATCTATCTGCGCAAAGTGTTAATACACATCAGAACAAGAAAAGGGCGGTGTTGCAACAGTCGCAGACATCACTTTCAGCTCTGAGTTTAACTGAGAATATCCTCTCACTTCTATGTGTTTTAGCAAAATATCATTTTCCACGGGACACTGGTATGATGCAAGTAGATTCAGAATTAAGAGAGATTATTATCCACCTGCTTGCTTTTATTAGCAGAGGAAGTGCAAGGACTGGCGATTCACCAAACTGGAACCCATCATTTTGTTGTCCTCCTATTGCTAAGGAAGAAGTGGTGCTTCATGAAGATCCACCACTCATCAGGAGCAAACATGGATGGTTCAGATTTGCTGCAAGCAGTTCTCTTTCCACTGCAGCTATTTCTGCTCCTTCCAATGCAGCATTATCTCTGGTGATCAGAGACAAAAATAGTGGAGATTCTGGTTCTGTGAAACAGACTCGTTTTACCGAGATGGTAGCTGTGCAGATTTACAGAATAGCTTtccttattatgaaattcctGTGCAGTCAAGCCAAAGAGGCAGTAAAAAGGGCAGGAGAATTAGAATTTGTTGATCTTGCACATTTTCCTGAACTTCCCATGCCAGATATTCTTCATGGTCTGCAG GATCAAGTGGTTTCTATCGTTACCGAAGTACTGGGGGCAAATGGATCGAGCGCCCTCAGCGGGGAGACCGATAGGGTATGCCGTCTTCTGTTGGTGACCCTCGAGGCATCACTCTACATGGAACTGTGCGTGTCCCAGTCATGCGGCATCAGGCCAGTGCTGGGCCGGTTTGAAGATTTCTCCAAGGGAATTAAGGCGATGCTTCACG CTTTGGAGAAACATTCCAGTTTGAAACCATTGGTCAGGTCACTTGCTCAGATTACGACACTCCTGTATCCTGGGCTTGCTCAAAGCAACTTCCTCACCATGTAA
- the LOC109753342 gene encoding uncharacterized protein, with product MAIGGAPVSTSDGGGGDAGTKTVSASLWWDPFVALCDDLGRAAASPSAAVSDALAERIKGHHAWLCGAVSVFGKSNGASRAVLDAGQVAMGEHRLAIKPDLKEATLHASKSLDLDEVQSYILVKRSSESTPTTRDADPKKLLHLHFPLWFQNVEQYQTARDKVGSIFNLEGTFDE from the exons ATGGCGATCGGCGGTGCCCCCGTCTCGACCtccgatggcggcggcggcgacgctgGCACCAAGACCGTGTCCGCCTCGCTGTGGTGGGACCCCTTCGTCGCCCTCTGTGACGACCTCGGCCGCGCCGCTGCCTCCCCCTCCGCTGCTGTCTCCGACGCCCTT GCAGAGCGTATCAAGGGCCACCACGCGTGGCTCTGCGGGGCGGTCTCGGTGTTTGGGAAGTCAAACGGTGCCTCGAGGGCCGTGCTGGACGCGGGCCAGGTCGCCATGGGGGAGCACCGCCTGGCCATCAAGCCCGACCTCAAGGAGGCCACGCTTCACGCAAGCAAGTCCCTCGACCTAGACGAGGTACAGTCGTACATCCTCGTGAAACGATCTTCAGAGAGCACCCCAACGACCCGTGATGCTGACCCAAAGAAGCTCCTTCACCTTCATTTTCCACTATGGTTCCAAAATGTAGAGCAATACCAAACTGCACGGGACAAAGTCGGCTCCATTTTCAATTTAGAAGGGACCTTCGATGAATAG